The DNA sequence GCAGTCGGGCCGATCGGCAGCGCCTCAAGCTCCGCGGCACGCTCGGCGACCGCGTCGGCGCGCACCAGGCCCAGATGCTCGACCCGCGTGGCCACGCCCTCGGCACCGACGCTCACCAGCGCGGCGTAGCACTCGCCGCGAAGGGCATCGAGCGTCGACAACCAGCGCGTCCCCGCCGCTGCCGTCGACGCATCCGCGGCTACCGTGAGCGCGAGCGACGAGACGCTGAACAGCGGGACTCCCCGCGCATGCGCGATACCCTTGGCCGTCGCTCCGACGACGCGCAGCGCGGTGAAGCTGCCTGGCCCGGCACCGACCACGAGGCTATCGATCGCGTGCATGGGCGTGGCACAGTCCGCCAGCAACCCGAGCAGCGCGGGAAAGAAGGTCTCGTCGCGGTCGCTTCGCATGATGACATCCCGCGAGTCCACGAGCGCGCCATCCCGCAGCAGCGCGATGGTCCCGTCGCCCATCGCGGCGTCCATGGCGAGCACGACGCCGCGGGCTGGCGTCGGCGGCGATCCGACGCTCATGCCTCGGCTCCCGTCCAATGCAAGCGCCGCTTCGCCACGTCCCCCGGCATGTGCTCAAGTCGCAGCGCGACGCGGCTCGGCGGCAGCGACGACTCCGCGACCTCCGGCCACTCGATCAAGACGACGCCCCCCGACCGCAGCGCATCGTCGAGCCCGACCTGCGGCAGTTCCGCGGCGCTGCGAAGACGATACAGATCGAAATGCCAGATCGGACCACGCGGTGACTCGTAGCGATGCGCGATGCCATACGTCGGGCTCGTCACATCGTCGCGCACACCGAGTCCCGCCGCGATGGCCTGCACGAGCGTGGTCTTCCCGGCTCCCAGGTCGCCGCTGAGCGTGATGACGGCGCCGCCCGTGGCCCTGCCGCCCAATGCACGGCCCCACGCGACCAACTCATCGCGCGTCAACTCAGCGACGGGCACGACCGGACTTTGCGGCGTTGTCCCCCATCGCCGCCTTGAGGTCGAACAGCTCATCGCGCAGCCGGGCGGCCGTCTCGAAATCGAGATTCTTCGCCGCCGCGCGCATCTCCTCCTCGAGCCGCTGCACGAGACCGGGCAGGTCATCCGTGCCGTAGGCCCGCTGTGCTTCCGCGACCTTCTTCTGCTTCTTGCCGCGCGTGCGCGCGTCCTCGCGCGCCTCGCTGCCCTCGCGCGCGTCCGCCACGCGGGTCGAGAACCGCACTTGGTCCAACGACTTGTGCACGCCCGCGGGCACGATGCCGTGTACGCGGTTGAAGGCCTCCTGCACCGTGCGGCGCCGCGAGGTCTCGTCGAGGCAGCGCTGCATCGAGCCGGTGACCCTGTCCGCGTAGAAGATCGCGCGGCCGTCCACGTGGCGCGCGGCGCGGCCCACCGTCTGGATCAGCGAGCGATCGGAACGCAGGAAGCCCTCTTGGTCCGCATCGAGGATCGCCACCAGCGACACCTCGGGCAGGTCGAGGCCTTCGCGGAGGAGGTTGATGCCGATCAAGACGTCGAACTCGCCCAGCCGCAGGCCGCGGACGATCTCCATGCGCTCGATGGCGTCGATGTCGGCGTGCATGTAGCGCACCCGCACGCCGACCTGCGAGAGATAGTCGGTGAGGTCCTCGGCCATGCGCTTCGTCAGCGTCGTGACCAGCACGCGCTCCCCCTTCTTCTCGCGCAGGCGGATCTCGTGCAGCAGGTCGTCCACCTGCCCCTTCACCGGCCGGATCTCGATCACCGGGTCGAGCAGTCCCGTGGGCCGGATCACCTGCTCCACCACCACGCCATCGGAGAGCTTGAGCTCGAGATCGCCCGGCGTCGCGCTCACGTTGATGGCCCGCGGCGTCAGCGCGAGGAACTCGTCGAACATCAACGGCCGGTTGTCGAGCGCGCTGGGCAGGCGGAATCCGTACTCGACCAAGGTCGTCTTGCGCGCGCGGTCGCCGTTGAACATGCCACCGATCTGCGGCAGCGTCACATGCGACTCGTCCACCACGACGAGGAAGTCGTCAGGGAAGTAGTCGAAGAGCACCGCCGGCCGCGACCCCGGTTCCCGTCCGGCGAGGATGCGCGAATAGTTCTCGATGCCCGGGCAGGTGCCGATCTCGAGCAGCATCTCGATGTCGAAGTTCGTGCGGCTCTCCAGCCGCTGGGCCTCGAGCAGCTTGCCCGCCTCCTTCAGGGCCCGCAACCGCTCCACGAGCTCGGCCCGAATCTCCTTGACGGCGCGCTCGATGGTCGGACGGTTGGTGACGAAGTGCTTGGCCGGATAGACGGCCGTGCGCTGCAACGGCGCGATGGTCTGGCCCGTGAGCGGATCGATCTTGCTGATCTTCTCGATCTCGTCACCGAACATCTCGATGCGCACGGCCTGCTCCTCGTAGGCCGGCAGCACCTCGACCGTGTCGCCGCGGACGCGGAAGGTGCCGCGCTCGAAGCTCACGTCGTTGCGGCCGTACTGGATGGCCACCAACGCCTTGAGGATCGCGTCGCGCGCGATCGTCTGTCCGACGTGCAGCTGCACCATGTTCGCGCGGTACTGCTCGGGATCGCCCAGGCCGTAGATGGCCGACACCGTCGCGACGATGATGACGTCGTCGCGTTCCATGAGCGACGAGGTCGCGCGCAGGCGCAGCCGGTCGATGTCCTCGTTGATCGAGGCGTCCTTCTCGATGTAGGTGTCCGACGAGGGGACGTACGCTTCCGGCTGGTAGTAGTCGTAGTACGAGATGAAGTACTCGACCGCATTGTTCGGGAAGAAGCCCTTCAGCTCGCCGTACAGCTGCGCGGCCAGCGTCTTGTTGTGCGAGAGGACCAACGCCGGCTTTCCCCAGGCTTGGATGACGTTGGCCATCGTCATCGTCTTGCCCGAACCCGTGACGCCGAGCAGCGTCTGGAAGCGATCGCCGCGCTTCAGGCCCGCGACCAGCTCCGCGATGGCGCGGGGCTGGTCGCCGGCGGGGGAGAAGGGAGCCTTGAGGTCGAAGGAAGACATTCAACTGCAGTGGTGAGTCGGGAGTCGGGAGTTGGGAGGGCGCGCCTCTTACCACTCACCACTACCGACTCGCAACTGCTCCTAGTTCATCCCGGGGAACAGCGCCCGCTGCCACGGGATCCCCGCGAGAATCACGACCATCGTGATCACCGCGAAGGTGAGCCCCAGCTTGTGCTTGGCGGCATCCGTCGCGCGGTTCTTGGCGACGATGCTGCCGACGGTGATGAGGATCGCCGCGAGCACCATCAGCGTGGGGTGCTCCACGACCACCTGGCGCAACGCGCGGTCGGCCATCGTCGCTTCCATGTCACGCATCGCGGCCTGGACGATCGGGCTGTTCATCAGCAGCAGCAGGCCGATCAGCAGCTGGAGGTGCACCGTGCCCATGAACATCGACAGGGACTTGCGCGCGGCGGCAAAGGGCGTGGCGCCGCCGAGTCCCTGCGCGGTGCGCACGATGGCGAGCACGCCGAGCACGAGGACGACCCAGCGGAGGAGATTGTGCGTGTGGAGGAGGGCGCTATGCATTGGCGGCGGAGGACGGGGGACGGACGCTTCGCGAGCGAGCCTACGCAATGTAGCAAAGGTGGGGCGCTGGCGGACTTGAGGAGTCGCGGATTGCGCGCGGTCGGGGGCAGGCCACGCCCTGCGGGACCTGACCGCTTCGCGCACGGTCCCTTCGGGCGTGGCCTTCCCCCTCCCAGCCCAGCTCAGGCGCGCCCCGGCATGCCGCCGCAGAGCCGTGCGCGACTATTCCTCGTCCGCCGACAGGCGCTCGCGCCGCGCCACCTCGCTCACGCCCTTCACGCGCCGCGCGGCCTTCACGATGCGCTCCAGATGCGCGAGGTTCTCGACCTCAACAAGGGCCGCGCCGCTCACACGGCCGTCGGTCGTCTTCAGCTCGAGCGAACGGATGTCGGTCCCCGTGCCGCTGACGGCGGCTGCCAGGTCGGCGTACAGCCCGCGCCGATCACTG is a window from the Pseudogemmatithrix spongiicola genome containing:
- the tsaB gene encoding tRNA (adenosine(37)-N6)-threonylcarbamoyltransferase complex dimerization subunit type 1 TsaB, with the translated sequence MSVGSPPTPARGVVLAMDAAMGDGTIALLRDGALVDSRDVIMRSDRDETFFPALLGLLADCATPMHAIDSLVVGAGPGSFTALRVVGATAKGIAHARGVPLFSVSSLALTVAADASTAAAGTRWLSTLDALRGECYAALVSVGAEGVATRVEHLGLVRADAVAERAAELEALPIGPTAAHRAHPHARGVRRCLSLAAAAPADLATWEPMYGRLAEAQVKWEAAHGRPLG
- the uvrB gene encoding excinuclease ABC subunit UvrB → MSSFDLKAPFSPAGDQPRAIAELVAGLKRGDRFQTLLGVTGSGKTMTMANVIQAWGKPALVLSHNKTLAAQLYGELKGFFPNNAVEYFISYYDYYQPEAYVPSSDTYIEKDASINEDIDRLRLRATSSLMERDDVIIVATVSAIYGLGDPEQYRANMVQLHVGQTIARDAILKALVAIQYGRNDVSFERGTFRVRGDTVEVLPAYEEQAVRIEMFGDEIEKISKIDPLTGQTIAPLQRTAVYPAKHFVTNRPTIERAVKEIRAELVERLRALKEAGKLLEAQRLESRTNFDIEMLLEIGTCPGIENYSRILAGREPGSRPAVLFDYFPDDFLVVVDESHVTLPQIGGMFNGDRARKTTLVEYGFRLPSALDNRPLMFDEFLALTPRAINVSATPGDLELKLSDGVVVEQVIRPTGLLDPVIEIRPVKGQVDDLLHEIRLREKKGERVLVTTLTKRMAEDLTDYLSQVGVRVRYMHADIDAIERMEIVRGLRLGEFDVLIGINLLREGLDLPEVSLVAILDADQEGFLRSDRSLIQTVGRAARHVDGRAIFYADRVTGSMQRCLDETSRRRTVQEAFNRVHGIVPAGVHKSLDQVRFSTRVADAREGSEAREDARTRGKKQKKVAEAQRAYGTDDLPGLVQRLEEEMRAAAKNLDFETAARLRDELFDLKAAMGDNAAKSGRARR
- the tsaE gene encoding tRNA (adenosine(37)-N6)-threonylcarbamoyltransferase complex ATPase subunit type 1 TsaE; amino-acid sequence: MPVAELTRDELVAWGRALGGRATGGAVITLSGDLGAGKTTLVQAIAAGLGVRDDVTSPTYGIAHRYESPRGPIWHFDLYRLRSAAELPQVGLDDALRSGGVVLIEWPEVAESSLPPSRVALRLEHMPGDVAKRRLHWTGAEA